The Camelus ferus isolate YT-003-E chromosome 32, BCGSAC_Cfer_1.0, whole genome shotgun sequence genome window below encodes:
- the TMEM211 gene encoding transmembrane protein 211 — MVGSVWAALGLSLTCVSAFSLTSPAWFQAPTFSFGVLTYCSWPHGDSRNQSCGTFRSLDDIPDFAWKVSATMLLGGWLLLAFNAILLLSWGLAPKGLCPRRGSGPMPWVQAAAATATIVGLLVFPISLASPFAKEVCLASSVYHSGQCQLGWGYVTAILNAVLASLLPMIRWPHTTEVQRRTILFSRDADSIISHQK, encoded by the exons ATGGTGGGCAGCGTGTGGGCAGCTCTGGGACTTTCCCTCACCTGCGTCTCAGCCTTCAGCCTTACCTCCCCTGCCTGGTTCCAGGCCCCCACCTTCTCCTTTGGTGTGCTCACCTACTGCTCCTGGCCCCATGGTGACAGCAGGAACCAGAGCTGTGGGACCTTCAGGTCCCTGGATGACATTCCTGACTTTGCCTGGAAG GTCTCAGCCACGATGCTCCTCGGAGGCTGGCTCCTGTTGGCCTTCAATGCAATTCTCCTCCTGTCCTGGGGCCTGGCCCCTAAAGGGCTCTGTCCAAGGAGGGGCAGTGGCCCAATGCCCTGGGTGCAGGCAGCAGCAG CCACCGCCACCATCGTGGGCCTGCTGGTTTTCCCCATCAGCTTGGCTTCCCCATTCGCCAAGGAAGTCTGCTTAGCCTCCTCCGTGTACCACAGTGGTCAgtgccagctgggctggggctaTGTGACCGCCATCCTCAACGCAGTCCTGGCCAGCCTCCTGCCCATGATCAGGTGGCCCCACACAACTGAGGTCCAGAGGAGGACCATCCTCTTCTCCCGAGACGCTGACAGCATCATCTCGCACcagaaatga